The nucleotide window TCTACGTGCCTCTGTTGTTGGCCGAGGACCGGAAGGGCCTCGCCGGTTCCTTCAAGCTGTTCCTAGAGTTCAGCCTGGGTCGGCTCTTGGGCTACCTGACGGTGGGGCTCATCGTGGGTCTCATCGCGGAGCTCCTACATCCCGACCTGCGTCAGGTCCCCTGGCTCCCCGGTGCCTCGGAGATCCTGGCCGGCGCCCTCATGCTGGCCTACGGGCTCTGGCGGAGCTTCCCCAGGGCCGGGCTGTGCAAGAAGCTCTCCGAGCGGGAGGGCAAGCCGCCGGCTGCCTTTCTCATCGGCCTCGCCTCGGGCCTCTCGATCTGCGTGCCCTTCATTTCCATGATAACCATCGGGGTGGCATCGGGGGACCTGGTGCAATCGCTTCTGCTCTTCACCGCCTTCTTCTTCGGGACCTCGGTCTGGTTCATCCCGCTGACGTTCATAGGTCCGTTGAGCAGATCGGCGCATTTGAGGAAGTTCGCGGGCTGGGCGGCGGTGCTCGCCGGCGCGGTCTTCCTGGTAATCGGCATCGTCCACGTCTCCACCGGCACGCACTTTTAAATGGACGGCGGCCCGGATTTTCGGGAAATCTACCGCGCGCTCCTGGCCCGCTTCGGTCCCCAGGGGTGGTGGCCCGGCGAGACCCCGCTGGA belongs to bacterium and includes:
- a CDS encoding sulfite exporter TauE/SafE family protein; the protein is METIGLALLLGLSMGPTCLATISALYVPLLLAEDRKGLAGSFKLFLEFSLGRLLGYLTVGLIVGLIAELLHPDLRQVPWLPGASEILAGALMLAYGLWRSFPRAGLCKKLSEREGKPPAAFLIGLASGLSICVPFISMITIGVASGDLVQSLLLFTAFFFGTSVWFIPLTFIGPLSRSAHLRKFAGWAAVLAGAVFLVIGIVHVSTGTHF